One genomic segment of Eikenella corrodens includes these proteins:
- the rpsF gene encoding 30S ribosomal protein S6, translated as MRHYEIVFIVHPDQSEQVPAMVERYKTLITESGGHIHRLEDWGRRQLAYPINKLHKAHYVLMNIECTPAAIEELETGFRFNDAVLRHLTIKMDEAVTEASPMMKEEKSKNLLNGQPQEEAAVEA; from the coding sequence ATGCGTCATTACGAGATTGTATTTATCGTTCATCCCGACCAGAGCGAGCAAGTGCCCGCTATGGTTGAACGTTACAAAACCCTGATTACCGAGTCTGGCGGCCACATTCACCGCTTGGAAGACTGGGGTCGCCGCCAATTGGCCTACCCCATCAACAAGCTGCACAAAGCACACTACGTGCTGATGAATATCGAGTGCACCCCGGCTGCCATCGAAGAGCTGGAAACCGGTTTCCGCTTCAACGACGCCGTATTGCGCCACCTGACTATCAAAATGGATGAAGCCGTTACTGAAGCTTCTCCCATGATGAAGGAAGAAAAATCCAAAAACCTGCTGAACGGCCAGCCTCAGGAAGAAGCTGCTGTCGAAGCCTAA
- the priB gene encoding primosomal replication protein N produces MNNTVSLTARIKDADTLRYTPAGIAVLGLMLEHESWQTEAGEPYLARFELQAKLIGEQAKLWQYKAGSMVDISGFLAAYSQKYRRPILHIQTIIENKG; encoded by the coding sequence TTGAACAATACTGTAAGCCTTACCGCCCGCATCAAAGATGCCGACACCTTGCGCTACACCCCGGCCGGCATAGCCGTATTGGGATTGATGCTAGAGCATGAATCGTGGCAGACAGAAGCAGGTGAACCCTATCTCGCCCGGTTTGAACTCCAGGCGAAATTAATCGGCGAACAGGCAAAACTCTGGCAATACAAAGCAGGCAGTATGGTGGATATATCCGGATTTCTTGCAGCTTACAGCCAAAAATACCGTCGCCCCATATTGCATATACAGACAATTATTGAAAATAAAGGTTGA
- the rpsR gene encoding 30S ribosomal protein S18: MARQTFKRRKFCRFTAEGIKQVDYKSVDLLKDFISENGKIIPARITGTKAHYQRQLSVAVKRARFLALLPYTDQHK; encoded by the coding sequence ATGGCTCGTCAAACATTTAAACGTAGAAAATTCTGCCGCTTTACTGCAGAAGGCATCAAACAAGTAGATTACAAATCAGTTGATTTGCTGAAAGATTTCATTTCTGAAAACGGCAAAATCATCCCCGCCCGTATTACTGGCACCAAAGCTCACTATCAGCGCCAGCTGTCTGTGGCCGTAAAACGTGCCCGTTTCCTGGCTCTGCTGCCCTACACCGACCAACACAAATAA
- the rplI gene encoding 50S ribosomal protein L9, giving the protein MQIILLEKIGGLGNLGDVVTVKNGYARNFLIPQGKAKRATEAALADFEARRAELEARQAAILADAQARQAKLEGQSITIAQKAGVDGRLFGSVTNADIAEAIRAFGVEAAKANVRLPNGPFKTVGEYEIEIALHTDAVANITVVVVPTAE; this is encoded by the coding sequence ATGCAAATCATTCTGTTAGAAAAAATTGGTGGCTTGGGCAATCTGGGCGATGTAGTAACCGTAAAAAATGGCTATGCCCGTAACTTCCTAATTCCGCAAGGCAAAGCCAAGCGCGCTACCGAAGCTGCCCTGGCCGATTTCGAAGCCCGCCGTGCTGAGCTCGAGGCTCGTCAAGCTGCAATTCTGGCCGATGCACAGGCTCGCCAGGCCAAACTGGAAGGCCAATCTATCACCATCGCACAAAAAGCTGGCGTGGATGGCCGTCTGTTCGGTTCTGTAACCAACGCCGACATCGCTGAAGCTATCCGTGCATTTGGTGTAGAAGCTGCTAAAGCTAACGTACGCCTGCCCAATGGCCCGTTCAAGACAGTTGGCGAATACGAAATCGAAATCGCCCTGCATACCGATGCCGTGGCCAATATTACTGTGGTTGTTGTACCGACTGCGGAATAA
- a CDS encoding RDD family protein — MSIPAPASFRRRFAALCYEALLLAAVTCVAFIPAAAANMVLHNVPLLAETVVALIILAVWWGYFRLCWYSPRGQTLPMKVWRLQLQTPAGSRPSLRQLRLRFIWVTVLLLLLPLASFGILRQLTPLPPQTVAGMALAWWILPIGFALIHPSRQFLYDYLAGTVLTEKVGERK; from the coding sequence ATGAGTATTCCCGCCCCCGCCTCTTTCCGCCGCCGCTTCGCCGCCCTATGCTACGAAGCCTTGCTGCTGGCCGCCGTAACCTGCGTGGCCTTTATCCCTGCCGCCGCCGCCAATATGGTGCTGCATAATGTGCCGCTGCTGGCTGAAACTGTCGTGGCGTTGATTATCCTCGCCGTATGGTGGGGCTATTTCCGCCTTTGCTGGTACAGCCCGCGCGGGCAAACCCTGCCGATGAAAGTGTGGCGGCTGCAGCTGCAAACCCCCGCCGGCAGCCGCCCCAGCCTGCGCCAACTGCGCCTGCGCTTCATCTGGGTCACCGTGCTGCTTTTACTACTACCGCTCGCTTCATTTGGCATCCTGCGCCAACTCACCCCGCTGCCGCCTCAAACCGTGGCTGGCATGGCATTAGCGTGGTGGATACTGCCCATCGGCTTTGCCCTTATCCACCCCTCCCGCCAATTTCTCTACGACTACCTTGCTGGTACGGTTTTAACGGAGAAAGTGGGAGAAAGGAAATAG
- the miaA gene encoding tRNA (adenosine(37)-N6)-dimethylallyltransferase MiaA: MPQSTPPPALALLGPTAAGKTALALALAEKLPLEIVSLDSALIYRGMDIGTAKPTPAERAAVPHHLIDIINPPQSYNVADFLDDCLRLCREIHARGRLPLIVGGTMMYYHALVNGLNSLPAANPEIRRQLQEQKQQHGLPHLYAQLQQADPATAARLKPGDSQRIERALEVWLLTGRPLSQHFAEQPGATPMLSLRSIALIPAQRERLHHNIEQRFYAMLEQGFLDEVGRLQVQYPELNPDYPAVRCVGYRQAWAHLQGETDRNTFIAQGIAATRQLAKRQLTWLRKLPADLVIDPFPGSLQQHSQAIHSFCQQHFV; this comes from the coding sequence ATGCCGCAATCCACCCCGCCGCCGGCACTCGCCTTGCTCGGCCCCACTGCTGCCGGCAAAACCGCGCTCGCGCTTGCCTTGGCCGAAAAGCTGCCGCTGGAAATCGTCAGCCTCGATTCCGCACTGATTTACCGCGGCATGGACATCGGCACCGCCAAGCCCACTCCAGCTGAGCGCGCTGCCGTACCGCACCACCTCATCGACATCATCAACCCGCCGCAAAGCTACAACGTGGCCGATTTTTTGGATGACTGCCTGCGCCTGTGCCGAGAAATCCATGCGCGCGGCCGCCTGCCGCTGATTGTGGGCGGTACCATGATGTATTACCACGCCCTCGTCAACGGCCTCAACAGCCTGCCTGCCGCCAATCCTGAAATCCGCCGCCAACTGCAAGAGCAAAAACAGCAACACGGCCTGCCGCACCTTTATGCCCAACTGCAACAGGCCGACCCCGCCACCGCCGCCCGCCTCAAGCCCGGCGACAGCCAGCGCATCGAACGCGCATTGGAAGTGTGGCTGCTCACCGGCCGGCCGCTCAGCCAACACTTCGCCGAACAGCCCGGCGCCACGCCAATGCTCTCCCTACGCAGCATCGCCCTGATTCCGGCACAGCGCGAACGGCTGCACCACAATATCGAACAGCGCTTCTACGCCATGCTGGAGCAAGGCTTTCTTGATGAAGTAGGCCGATTGCAAGTGCAATATCCCGAGCTCAACCCTGACTACCCAGCTGTGCGCTGCGTGGGTTACCGCCAAGCTTGGGCACACCTGCAAGGCGAAACCGACCGCAACACCTTCATCGCCCAAGGCATTGCCGCCACCCGCCAGCTCGCCAAGCGCCAGCTCACCTGGTTGCGCAAACTGCCCGCCGATTTGGTAATCGACCCGTTTCCAGGTAGTCTTCAACAACACAGCCAAGCCATTCATTCTTTTTGCCAACAACACTTCGTATGA
- a CDS encoding NAD(+) kinase gives MKHSQFHRIGIVTRPNTPQLGETLSELVTFFLENSIEVLLDEECGVDLSANLLTERCHRVSKEDMGTCCDLVLVLGGDGTFLSVARQLAPYRIPIMGVHLGHLGFLTQVPRQNMIADISRMLAGQYLPEERIMLECTVQRHDESDCTALALNEVVISRGGLGQMIEFEVFINQEFVYTQRSDGLIVSTPTGSTAYALAAGGPILQSTLRALTLVPICPQSMTNRPIVVPDSCEIEILITKADNARVHCDGQSHIDLHSMNRLTIRRYRNTLRVLHPTNYQYYKTLRQKLHWGEQLV, from the coding sequence ATGAAACACAGCCAATTTCACCGCATCGGCATCGTTACCCGCCCCAACACCCCGCAATTGGGCGAAACACTGAGCGAGCTGGTGACCTTCTTTCTGGAAAACAGCATCGAAGTGCTGCTAGACGAAGAATGCGGTGTCGATTTGTCTGCCAACCTGCTAACCGAACGCTGCCACAGAGTGTCTAAAGAAGACATGGGTACCTGCTGCGATTTGGTGCTGGTGCTCGGAGGAGACGGCACATTTTTATCCGTAGCCCGCCAACTTGCCCCCTACCGCATCCCCATCATGGGCGTGCATCTGGGGCATTTAGGCTTCCTCACCCAAGTGCCGCGCCAAAACATGATTGCCGACATTTCGCGCATGCTCGCCGGCCAATACCTGCCCGAAGAGCGCATCATGCTCGAATGCACCGTGCAGCGCCACGACGAATCCGACTGCACCGCGCTGGCTCTCAACGAAGTCGTCATCAGCCGTGGCGGCTTGGGGCAGATGATTGAATTCGAAGTATTTATCAACCAAGAATTCGTCTATACCCAACGCTCCGACGGGCTGATTGTATCCACCCCCACCGGCTCCACCGCCTACGCCCTGGCCGCCGGCGGGCCGATTCTGCAATCCACCCTACGCGCCCTCACCCTCGTACCCATCTGCCCGCAATCCATGACCAACCGCCCCATCGTGGTGCCCGACAGCTGCGAAATCGAAATCCTCATCACCAAAGCCGACAACGCCCGCGTGCATTGCGATGGCCAATCCCACATCGACCTGCACAGCATGAACCGGCTCACCATCCGCCGCTACCGCAACACCCTGCGCGTGCTGCACCCCACCAACTACCAATACTACAAAACCCTGCGCCAGAAACTGCATTGGGGCGAGCAGCTGGTTTAA
- the hflX gene encoding GTPase HflX — MPRRPPFQPDKSLSRPERVLLVGVMLADSFSGSNEQRARAFQNVLDEAAELVRAGGGELVHVSTARRDRPSGALFVGSGKAEELAAEVQAHNIELAVFNHELTPTQERNLEAKLQCRVLDRVGLILAIFAQRAQSQEGRLQVELAQLTHLSGRLVRGYGHLQSQKGGIGLKGPGETQLETDRRLISQKITTLKKRLADVRRQRATRRKARQQGSLPTFALVGYTNTGKSSLFNRLTKADVLAKDQLFATLDTTARRLYLDREHSIILTDTVGFVRDLPHRLVAAFSATLEETAQADVLLHVADVSQSDYEQRMEDVNRVLAEIGAAEVPQLLLYNKIDLLPAEQQQPGILRSKSGQIAAVRLSVTQSLGLEDLRQALIEWADTHSKASGSKEAS, encoded by the coding sequence ATGCCGCGCCGACCTCCTTTCCAGCCCGATAAATCCCTCAGCCGCCCCGAGCGCGTATTGCTGGTGGGCGTGATGCTGGCCGACAGTTTCTCCGGCAGCAACGAGCAGCGCGCCCGCGCTTTTCAAAATGTGTTGGATGAAGCCGCCGAGCTGGTGCGTGCCGGCGGTGGGGAGTTGGTACACGTTTCCACCGCCCGACGCGACCGCCCCAGCGGCGCATTGTTTGTGGGCAGCGGCAAAGCCGAAGAGCTGGCGGCCGAAGTGCAGGCGCACAATATCGAATTGGCCGTGTTCAACCACGAGCTCACGCCCACGCAGGAGCGCAACCTCGAAGCCAAGCTGCAATGCCGCGTGCTCGACCGCGTGGGGCTCATCCTTGCCATTTTCGCCCAGCGCGCGCAAAGCCAGGAAGGCCGCCTGCAAGTGGAGCTGGCGCAGCTCACCCACCTCTCCGGCCGTCTGGTGCGCGGCTACGGCCACCTGCAAAGCCAAAAAGGCGGCATCGGCCTCAAAGGCCCGGGCGAAACCCAGCTCGAAACCGACCGCCGCCTGATCTCCCAAAAAATCACCACCCTGAAAAAACGCCTTGCCGACGTGCGCCGCCAGCGCGCCACCCGCCGCAAGGCACGCCAGCAGGGCAGCCTGCCCACTTTCGCCCTGGTGGGCTACACCAACACCGGCAAATCCAGTTTGTTTAACCGCCTCACCAAAGCCGACGTGTTGGCCAAAGACCAGCTCTTCGCCACGCTCGACACCACCGCCCGCCGCCTGTATCTCGACCGTGAGCACAGCATCATCCTCACCGACACCGTCGGCTTCGTGCGCGACCTGCCGCACCGCCTGGTGGCCGCCTTCTCCGCCACGCTGGAGGAAACCGCCCAAGCCGACGTATTGCTCCATGTGGCCGACGTTTCCCAGTCCGACTATGAGCAGCGCATGGAGGACGTCAACCGCGTGTTGGCCGAAATCGGCGCGGCCGAGGTGCCGCAGCTCTTGCTCTACAACAAAATCGACCTCCTGCCCGCCGAACAGCAACAGCCCGGCATCCTGCGCAGCAAAAGCGGCCAAATCGCCGCCGTGCGCCTCTCCGTTACCCAAAGCCTGGGCCTGGAGGACTTGCGCCAGGCATTGATTGAGTGGGCGGATACGCATAGCAAGGCTTCAGGCAGCAAAGAGGCTAGCTGA
- the argG gene encoding argininosuccinate synthase — MSQNNATILQTLPVGQKVGIAFSGGLDTSAALLWMKLKGALPYAYTANLGQPDEDDYNAIPKKAMEYGAQNARLIDCRAQLAHEGIAAIQCGAFHVSTGGVPYFNTTPLGRAVTGTMLVSAMKEDDVNIWGDGSTYKGNDIERFYRYGLLTNPALKIYKPWLDQQFIDELGGRHEMSEFLIANGFQYKMSVEKAYSTDSNMLGATHEAKDLEFLNSGIKIVKPIMGVAFWDENVEVKPEEVRVRFEEGVPVALNGQTFADAVELFLEANRIGGRHGLGMSDQIENRIIEAKSRGIYEAPGMALLHIAYERLLTGIHNEDTIEQYRINGLRLGRLLYQGRWFDSQALMLRETAQRWVAKAITGEVTLELRRGNDYSILNTESPNLTYAPERLSMEKVENAAFTPLDRIGQLTMRNLDITDTRAKLGIYADSGLLSLGEGSVLPKLGKGK, encoded by the coding sequence ATGAGCCAGAACAACGCCACCATTCTGCAAACCCTGCCTGTTGGCCAAAAAGTCGGCATCGCCTTTTCCGGCGGCCTCGACACCTCCGCCGCCCTCCTGTGGATGAAACTCAAAGGCGCTCTGCCTTATGCCTACACTGCCAACCTTGGCCAGCCCGATGAAGACGACTACAACGCCATCCCCAAAAAAGCCATGGAATACGGCGCGCAAAACGCCCGCCTGATTGACTGCCGTGCGCAGTTGGCGCACGAAGGCATCGCCGCCATCCAATGCGGCGCGTTCCATGTGTCCACCGGCGGCGTGCCCTATTTCAACACCACCCCGCTCGGCCGCGCCGTAACCGGCACCATGCTCGTTTCCGCCATGAAAGAAGACGACGTGAACATCTGGGGCGACGGCAGCACCTACAAAGGCAACGACATCGAACGCTTCTACCGCTACGGCCTGCTTACCAATCCCGCGCTGAAAATCTACAAACCCTGGCTCGACCAACAATTTATCGACGAACTCGGCGGCCGCCACGAAATGAGCGAATTCCTCATCGCCAACGGCTTCCAATACAAAATGTCGGTGGAGAAAGCCTATTCCACCGATTCCAATATGCTCGGCGCGACGCATGAAGCCAAAGATTTGGAGTTTCTGAACAGCGGCATCAAAATCGTCAAACCCATTATGGGTGTGGCGTTTTGGGATGAAAACGTCGAAGTCAAACCCGAAGAAGTGCGCGTGCGCTTTGAAGAAGGCGTGCCGGTGGCATTAAACGGCCAAACTTTTGCCGACGCAGTGGAACTCTTCCTCGAAGCCAACCGCATCGGCGGACGCCACGGCTTGGGCATGAGCGACCAAATCGAAAACCGCATTATCGAAGCCAAATCGCGCGGCATCTACGAAGCTCCCGGCATGGCGCTGCTGCACATCGCCTACGAGCGCCTGCTCACCGGCATCCACAACGAAGACACCATCGAGCAATACCGCATCAACGGCCTGCGCCTCGGCCGACTGCTGTATCAAGGCCGCTGGTTCGACAGCCAAGCCCTGATGCTGCGCGAAACCGCCCAACGCTGGGTGGCCAAAGCCATTACCGGCGAAGTAACGCTGGAACTGCGTCGCGGCAACGACTATTCGATTCTGAACACCGAATCGCCCAACCTCACCTATGCGCCCGAACGCCTGAGCATGGAAAAAGTGGAAAATGCCGCATTCACCCCGCTCGACCGCATCGGCCAGCTCACCATGCGCAACCTCGACATCACCGACACCCGCGCCAAACTCGGCATCTACGCCGACAGCGGCCTGCTCTCGCTGGGCGAAGGCTCGGTGTTACCGAAACTGGGCAAGGGTAAGTAA
- a CDS encoding phosphatidylserine decarboxylase: MNRFYPHPLIAREGWPFILGGLLLSVLVSICCGWWSLPFWVFTVFAVQFFRDPARDIPADPEAVLCPADGRIVVVERAEDPFRKVPALKISVFMNVFNVHSQRAPVDGTVTQVDYFPGQFVNAALDKASTENERNAVFATTKSGRELTFVQVAGLVARRILCYVQPGEKITRGQRYGFIRFGSRVDVYLPTDAVPLVAIGEKVRASETILARLPLEANGEQTVIETASALVREAAEEVLPE, encoded by the coding sequence GTGAACCGTTTCTACCCCCACCCGCTGATTGCGCGGGAAGGCTGGCCGTTTATTTTGGGCGGGCTGCTGCTGAGCGTGCTGGTGAGCATCTGCTGCGGCTGGTGGTCGCTGCCGTTTTGGGTGTTCACCGTGTTTGCGGTGCAGTTTTTCCGCGATCCGGCGCGCGATATCCCGGCCGATCCGGAAGCAGTGCTCTGCCCGGCCGACGGGCGCATCGTGGTGGTGGAACGCGCCGAAGACCCGTTCCGCAAAGTGCCCGCGCTGAAAATCAGCGTGTTTATGAACGTGTTCAACGTACATTCCCAGCGCGCGCCGGTTGACGGCACGGTAACGCAGGTGGACTACTTCCCCGGCCAATTCGTAAACGCCGCGCTGGATAAGGCCAGCACGGAAAACGAGCGCAATGCGGTGTTCGCCACCACGAAAAGCGGGCGCGAGCTAACCTTTGTGCAGGTGGCCGGTTTGGTGGCGCGGCGCATTCTGTGCTACGTGCAGCCGGGCGAAAAAATCACGCGCGGCCAACGCTACGGCTTTATCCGTTTCGGCTCGCGGGTGGATGTGTATCTGCCCACCGATGCCGTGCCGCTGGTGGCCATTGGTGAAAAAGTGCGTGCCAGCGAAACCATTTTGGCTCGTTTGCCGCTGGAAGCGAATGGCGAACAAACCGTTATCGAAACAGCTTCGGCCTTGGTGCGGGAAGCAGCGGAAGAGGTGCTGCCGGAGTAA
- the azu gene encoding azurin: MKLYLPLIAAALALAACGGETAPSAPASEAHHDHAASAASAASQAAPASEATSAPAAAAEDCSKLVETGDSMQYNTAEISVPKGCTDFTVTLKHTGSMPKTAMGHNIVITAEGDVNGVNNDGVGAGPDNDYVKPGDERVIAHTKIIGGGEESSVTFPVAKLAAGTNYKFFCSFPGHAGVMNGVVKLAD; encoded by the coding sequence ATGAAACTGTATCTCCCCCTGATTGCCGCCGCTCTGGCGCTGGCTGCCTGCGGCGGCGAAACCGCCCCCAGCGCGCCTGCTTCCGAAGCCCACCACGACCACGCTGCTTCGGCCGCCTCCGCCGCTTCCCAAGCCGCGCCGGCCTCTGAAGCCACCTCTGCTCCCGCCGCAGCTGCCGAAGACTGCTCGAAATTGGTGGAAACCGGCGACAGCATGCAGTACAACACTGCTGAAATCAGCGTACCCAAAGGCTGTACCGACTTCACCGTTACCCTCAAACACACCGGCAGCATGCCCAAAACCGCGATGGGGCATAACATCGTGATTACCGCCGAGGGCGATGTGAACGGCGTGAACAACGACGGCGTGGGTGCAGGCCCGGACAACGATTATGTGAAACCCGGCGACGAGCGCGTGATCGCCCATACCAAAATCATCGGCGGCGGCGAAGAATCCTCCGTTACCTTCCCCGTGGCCAAACTGGCTGCCGGCACCAACTACAAATTCTTCTGTTCTTTCCCCGGCCATGCCGGCGTGATGAACGGCGTGGTGAAACTGGCGGATTAA
- a CDS encoding adenine phosphoribosyltransferase: protein MLFHPEVMTVEMLAQKIRKIPNWPQEGVLFHDITPVLQSPEYFRLLVDLLTYRYMTQDIDVVAGLDARGFIIGAALAYQLNVGFVPIRKKGKLPFTTVSESYALEYGEATVEIHTDAIKDNARVLLVDDLVATGGTMHAGIKLIRKLGGNVVEAAAILEFTDLPGGDRVRNEGVPLFTLYQNSGAVTEEHTAPQAG from the coding sequence ATGCTGTTCCATCCCGAAGTCATGACCGTTGAAATGCTGGCGCAGAAAATCCGCAAAATCCCCAACTGGCCGCAGGAAGGCGTGCTGTTTCACGACATCACCCCCGTGCTGCAAAGCCCGGAATATTTCCGCCTGTTGGTGGATTTGCTCACCTACCGCTACATGACGCAAGACATCGATGTGGTGGCCGGGCTGGACGCACGCGGCTTCATCATCGGCGCCGCGCTGGCTTATCAGCTCAACGTGGGTTTTGTGCCCATTCGTAAGAAAGGCAAGCTGCCCTTTACCACCGTTTCCGAAAGCTACGCGCTCGAATACGGCGAAGCTACCGTGGAAATCCATACCGACGCCATTAAAGACAACGCCCGCGTGTTGCTGGTGGACGACCTCGTGGCCACCGGCGGCACCATGCACGCCGGCATCAAGCTCATCCGCAAGCTTGGCGGGAATGTGGTGGAAGCCGCCGCCATCCTTGAATTTACTGATCTGCCCGGCGGCGACCGCGTCCGCAACGAAGGCGTGCCCCTGTTTACCCTGTATCAAAACAGCGGCGCGGTAACCGAAGAGCATACGGCACCGCAGGCCGGTTAA
- a CDS encoding RelA/SpoT family protein, giving the protein METGYSDTHVTNLQECLAWLKGYAAQQNEADRALLQQALALAEAHYPANAQTHAGEPLLPHTVGAAQMVAQLDLLPEAVAATILSGMSKQGGDWQLQVAEQCGQTVCSLVQGIDQVQKLTHFARVDGLATPEERAAQAETMRKMLLAMVSDIRVVLIKLALRTRTMQYLGGCPDSPEKRSIAKETLDIFAPLANRLGVWQLKWQLEDLGFRHQNPEEYRRIAHLLDEKRPERQHYIDHFLGILKAELAKYGIRDYDVAGRPKHIYSIYRKMVKKKLDFEGLYDIRAVRVLVNSVPECYTVLGIVHSLWQPIPGEFDDYIANPKGNGYKSLHTVIVGPEDKGIEVQIRTKEMHQFNEFGVAAHWRYKEGGKGDSAYEQKIAWLRQLLDWRENMAESGKADLAAAFQTELFNDTIYVLTPHGKVLSLPVGATPIDFAYALHSSLGDRCRGAKVDGQIVPLSTPLENGQRVEIIAAKEGEPSVNWLYEGWVKSSKAAAKIRAHIRRQNAESVREQGRLQLEKTLLKVQPKPNMQALAEKLGFKKPDELYTAVAHGEIMPRAVQKACGLLVEPPAAPVSTESIVKQSRIKETGGKGGILVDGESGLLTTLAKCCKPAPPDEIAGFVTRGRGISIHRIGCASFQKLAADAAEKVVPACWAGVPAGQVFAVDIEVSAQDRNGLLRDISEALARHKLNVTAVQTQSRNLQASLRFTLEVHQVDDLPHVLASLANVKGVTGVSRL; this is encoded by the coding sequence ATGGAGACCGGCTATTCAGACACGCATGTAACCAACCTGCAAGAATGTTTGGCCTGGCTGAAAGGCTATGCCGCGCAGCAAAACGAGGCCGACCGCGCACTCTTGCAGCAGGCGCTTGCGCTGGCCGAGGCGCACTACCCCGCCAACGCGCAAACCCACGCCGGCGAGCCGCTGCTACCGCACACCGTAGGTGCCGCACAGATGGTGGCGCAGCTCGATTTGCTGCCCGAAGCCGTGGCCGCCACCATATTGTCGGGTATGTCCAAGCAGGGCGGGGATTGGCAGCTTCAAGTAGCCGAGCAATGCGGCCAAACCGTATGCAGCCTGGTGCAAGGTATCGACCAAGTGCAGAAGCTCACCCACTTTGCCCGCGTGGACGGCTTGGCCACGCCTGAAGAGCGTGCCGCGCAGGCCGAAACCATGCGAAAAATGCTGTTGGCCATGGTGTCCGACATCCGCGTGGTGCTGATCAAGCTCGCCCTGCGCACCCGCACCATGCAATACCTCGGTGGCTGCCCCGACAGCCCGGAAAAACGCAGCATTGCCAAAGAAACGCTGGATATTTTCGCCCCGCTGGCCAACCGCTTGGGCGTGTGGCAGCTCAAATGGCAGCTCGAAGACCTCGGCTTCCGCCACCAAAACCCCGAAGAATACCGCCGCATCGCCCACCTGCTCGACGAAAAACGCCCCGAGCGGCAGCACTATATCGACCACTTCCTCGGCATCCTCAAAGCCGAGCTGGCCAAATACGGCATCCGCGATTACGACGTGGCCGGCCGCCCCAAACACATCTACTCCATCTACCGCAAGATGGTGAAGAAAAAGCTCGATTTCGAAGGGCTCTACGACATCCGTGCCGTGCGCGTGCTGGTAAACAGCGTGCCCGAGTGCTACACCGTGCTGGGCATCGTGCATAGCCTGTGGCAGCCCATCCCCGGCGAATTCGACGACTACATCGCCAACCCCAAAGGCAACGGCTACAAAAGCTTGCACACCGTGATTGTCGGCCCGGAAGACAAAGGCATCGAGGTGCAAATCCGCACCAAAGAAATGCACCAATTCAACGAATTCGGCGTGGCCGCCCACTGGCGTTATAAAGAAGGCGGCAAAGGTGATTCCGCATATGAGCAAAAAATCGCCTGGCTGCGCCAGCTCTTGGATTGGCGTGAAAACATGGCCGAAAGCGGCAAAGCCGACCTCGCCGCCGCCTTCCAAACCGAGCTCTTCAACGACACGATTTATGTGCTCACCCCGCACGGCAAAGTGCTCTCCCTACCCGTTGGCGCCACCCCCATCGACTTCGCCTACGCCCTGCACAGCAGCCTTGGCGACCGCTGCCGCGGCGCGAAGGTAGATGGCCAAATCGTGCCGCTCTCCACCCCGCTGGAGAACGGCCAGCGCGTGGAAATTATTGCCGCCAAAGAGGGCGAGCCATCGGTAAACTGGCTGTATGAAGGCTGGGTGAAAAGCAGCAAAGCCGCCGCCAAAATCCGCGCGCACATCCGCCGCCAAAACGCCGAAAGCGTGCGCGAACAAGGCCGGCTGCAGCTGGAAAAAACCCTGCTCAAAGTCCAGCCCAAGCCCAATATGCAGGCTTTGGCCGAAAAACTCGGCTTCAAAAAACCGGACGAGCTCTACACCGCCGTGGCACACGGTGAAATCATGCCCCGCGCCGTGCAGAAAGCCTGCGGCCTACTGGTCGAGCCGCCTGCCGCGCCGGTGAGCACCGAGAGCATCGTCAAACAGTCGCGCATCAAAGAAACCGGCGGCAAAGGCGGCATCTTGGTGGATGGTGAATCCGGCCTGCTCACCACGCTGGCCAAATGCTGCAAACCCGCCCCGCCCGACGAAATCGCCGGCTTCGTAACGCGCGGGCGCGGCATTTCCATCCACCGCATCGGCTGCGCCTCTTTCCAGAAACTCGCCGCCGACGCGGCTGAAAAAGTTGTGCCGGCCTGCTGGGCCGGCGTGCCTGCCGGGCAAGTGTTTGCCGTGGACATCGAAGTATCCGCCCAAGACCGCAACGGCCTGTTGCGCGATATTTCCGAAGCACTGGCACGGCATAAACTCAACGTGACCGCCGTGCAAACCCAATCGCGCAACCTGCAGGCCAGCCTGCGCTTCACACTGGAGGTACATCAGGTGGACGACCTGCCGCACGTGCTCGCCAGCCTCGCCAACGTGAAAGGCGTAACCGGCGTGAGCAGGCTGTAG